The Sedimentisphaera salicampi genome includes a region encoding these proteins:
- a CDS encoding bifunctional 4-hydroxy-2-oxoglutarate aldolase/2-dehydro-3-deoxy-phosphogluconate aldolase, whose translation MHSYEDIFQRIKQERIVATVVIDDLDKVPALAETLLEAGMSSIELTLRTDCGVDAISVISREYPEMLVGAGTVLSCGQVRQVAEAGAEFAVAPGFNPAVAEEAVKAGLPFAPGVCTPSDVEQALSCNCKYLKFFPAEPLGGIKYLKSMAAPYLHLGIGFIPLGGINAENFTHYLSQPYITAVGGSWLAPRQAISKGDWKLISNLCKEAKNRLEN comes from the coding sequence ATGCATTCATACGAAGACATATTTCAAAGAATAAAACAAGAGCGAATAGTCGCTACGGTCGTTATTGACGATTTAGATAAGGTGCCCGCTTTGGCGGAAACACTCCTTGAAGCAGGTATGAGCAGTATTGAGCTAACCTTGCGAACCGATTGCGGTGTTGATGCGATCAGCGTTATAAGCAGGGAATATCCGGAGATGCTCGTTGGGGCCGGCACAGTTCTAAGCTGCGGGCAAGTTCGTCAGGTCGCTGAAGCCGGCGCAGAGTTTGCCGTTGCGCCGGGGTTTAATCCGGCGGTCGCAGAAGAGGCAGTGAAGGCCGGTTTGCCTTTTGCGCCGGGCGTATGCACGCCTTCAGATGTAGAGCAGGCTTTAAGCTGTAACTGCAAATATCTTAAATTTTTCCCCGCAGAGCCCTTAGGCGGAATCAAATATCTTAAGTCTATGGCGGCTCCGTATCTGCATCTGGGAATCGGATTTATCCCTCTCGGAGGGATCAACGCCGAAAACTTCACCCATTATCTAAGTCAGCCTTATATCACTGCTGTAGGCGGGTCTTGGCTTGCTCCAAGACAGGCAATCTCAAAAGGCGATTGGAAATTGATAAGCAATTTATGCAAAGAGGCAAAAAACAGGCTTGAGAATTGA
- a CDS encoding Nramp family divalent metal transporter, with protein MQTQEKKKVSPLRKLWLLLLTVGPGIFCIGYTIGTGSVTSMSKAGSEFGTQLLWVLAFSCLFAWVLMEAYGRYAVITGETAIHSFKTQLKGGKFIAILVLVGVSVGQWCCLSGLVGLSSAAVYETLRLLVPSLDPSGYVPTLIIAILIMAVMYAILWFGTYSIFEKVLVFFVTLLGLSFIVSMFIVLPSPADIAEGFIPSIPDVEGANLMIAAFVGTTMAAPTFVVRPLLVKSKGWIEANDGLRQQQRDSFTSALMMFIISGSVMVCAAGALFAEGKVITNVLDMANSLSPFAGRFAVALFLVGTLSAGLSSTLPIMMVAPLLISDYNKGKMVTRSVMFRSLTAVAALIGLTVPILGANPILAQIATQVSQVFNLPLVVGCIIFLVNSKQMGRYRAGWLLNFGMAAAFMFSLVISYIAVLGLRDFF; from the coding sequence ATGCAAACACAAGAGAAGAAAAAAGTATCACCTCTAAGAAAACTCTGGCTGCTTCTTCTCACAGTAGGCCCCGGGATTTTTTGCATTGGTTACACAATCGGCACAGGCAGCGTAACCTCGATGAGCAAGGCGGGTTCTGAATTCGGCACTCAGCTTCTCTGGGTTTTGGCATTCAGCTGCCTGTTTGCGTGGGTGCTGATGGAGGCTTACGGCAGATACGCCGTGATTACCGGCGAAACAGCGATACACAGCTTCAAAACGCAGCTCAAAGGCGGTAAGTTTATAGCGATACTGGTGCTTGTGGGGGTAAGCGTAGGCCAATGGTGCTGCCTGTCTGGGCTCGTTGGCCTTTCCTCAGCGGCGGTTTACGAAACTCTGAGGCTATTAGTTCCCTCGCTGGATCCTTCCGGATATGTGCCTACGCTGATTATAGCGATTCTGATAATGGCAGTTATGTACGCCATACTCTGGTTCGGCACCTATTCAATCTTCGAAAAGGTGCTGGTGTTTTTCGTTACGCTTCTGGGCTTAAGCTTTATTGTTTCGATGTTTATAGTGCTGCCTTCGCCTGCTGATATTGCCGAGGGTTTTATCCCGTCAATACCGGATGTGGAAGGGGCTAATCTTATGATAGCGGCTTTCGTGGGCACAACTATGGCGGCGCCTACGTTTGTTGTTCGTCCGCTTTTAGTCAAAAGCAAGGGCTGGATAGAAGCAAATGACGGCCTTCGCCAGCAGCAGAGGGATTCATTCACCTCTGCACTGATGATGTTTATTATAAGCGGCTCTGTAATGGTCTGCGCAGCGGGTGCTTTGTTCGCAGAAGGCAAGGTGATAACCAACGTGCTGGATATGGCAAACAGTTTGAGCCCGTTCGCAGGCAGATTTGCCGTTGCGCTGTTCCTCGTGGGCACGCTCAGCGCAGGGCTGTCTTCCACATTGCCTATAATGATGGTTGCCCCGCTTTTGATTTCCGACTACAACAAGGGCAAGATGGTTACTCGCTCGGTGATGTTCCGCTCGCTCACAGCAGTGGCCGCCTTGATAGGTTTGACCGTCCCAATACTCGGGGCAAACCCGATACTTGCCCAAATCGCAACGCAGGTATCGCAGGTTTTCAATCTACCGCTGGTCGTAGGCTGCATAATATTCCTCGTAAACAGCAAGCAAATGGGCAGATACCGCGCAGGCTGGCTTCTTAACTTCGGGATGGCAGCAGCGTTTATGTTCTCTCTGGTAATCTCATATATCGCAGTTTTAGGCTTGAGGGATTTCTTCTAA
- a CDS encoding sugar kinase translates to MKKVVTFGEIMGRIMPEGFMRFRQCLPGKVDMLFAGAEANVAVSVSQLGGEAEFVTALPENDIASACIAELSSLGVATSHIIRSDGRLGLYFTEPGANQRPSRVIYDRSYSAISKAEPADYDWDGVFSDAGWLHISGITPAISKNAAESTLAAVKKAKQAGVTISCDLNFRAKLWKWKQGIEPQALAREVMSEIVSGVDVLIANEEDADCVLGIKAENTDVEAGSLDVQAYKDVAAKISRAFPNIEKIATTFRESVSASHNNWGAMLYDCKQAKAFYAPTEAGEYQPYRITDIVDRVGGGDAFAAGLIFALNTPELSGCREAVSFAAASSCLAHSIKGDFNFSTRSEVEALAGGNASGRVVR, encoded by the coding sequence ATGAAAAAGGTAGTAACATTCGGAGAGATAATGGGCAGAATAATGCCCGAGGGCTTTATGAGGTTTCGCCAGTGTCTGCCCGGGAAGGTTGATATGCTGTTTGCAGGTGCGGAGGCAAATGTTGCAGTATCGGTATCGCAGTTAGGCGGGGAGGCCGAGTTTGTTACTGCTCTGCCGGAAAACGATATAGCATCTGCCTGCATCGCTGAGCTGAGCTCATTAGGGGTGGCCACATCTCACATAATCCGCAGCGACGGCAGGTTAGGTTTATACTTCACCGAACCCGGAGCCAATCAGCGCCCCAGCCGGGTAATATACGACCGCTCCTATTCGGCAATAAGCAAAGCAGAGCCCGCAGACTACGACTGGGACGGGGTGTTCTCGGATGCAGGCTGGCTTCATATATCGGGCATAACGCCGGCGATATCAAAAAATGCTGCCGAGAGCACGCTTGCTGCTGTAAAGAAGGCGAAGCAGGCAGGGGTAACAATCTCCTGCGATCTGAACTTCCGCGCAAAGCTTTGGAAATGGAAACAAGGCATAGAGCCGCAGGCCCTTGCCCGCGAGGTAATGAGCGAGATTGTATCCGGTGTTGATGTGCTGATCGCCAACGAGGAAGACGCCGACTGCGTGCTGGGCATAAAAGCAGAAAACACGGACGTTGAAGCGGGGAGCCTCGATGTTCAGGCATATAAAGACGTGGCCGCTAAGATCAGCAGGGCATTCCCAAACATTGAAAAGATAGCCACCACATTTCGGGAGAGCGTATCGGCCTCGCACAACAACTGGGGAGCAATGCTTTACGACTGCAAGCAGGCCAAGGCCTTTTACGCCCCGACCGAAGCCGGAGAATACCAACCTTACAGAATCACGGATATTGTTGACAGAGTGGGCGGAGGAGACGCCTTCGCAGCAGGGCTTATTTTTGCTCTGAACACACCCGAGCTCAGCGGTTGCAGGGAGGCGGTGTCTTTCGCTGCTGCTTCTTCCTGCCTTGCCCATTCAATCAAAGGCGATTTCAATTTCTCCACGAGAAGCGAAGTGGAAGCGCTTGCCGGCGGCAACGCTTCGGGCAGGGTAGTCAGGTAA